The following coding sequences lie in one Longimicrobiaceae bacterium genomic window:
- a CDS encoding DUF5615 family PIN-like protein has translation MRLLLDENLSYRLVALLADVFPGSAHLRDVGLVGADDGRVWEHARAHGLAIASKDADFHERCIRHGPPPKLVWIQRGNCSTRDVEAILRRRRADLERFGADPEAAVLVLE, from the coding sequence GTGAGGCTCCTCCTGGACGAGAACCTCTCGTACCGGCTGGTGGCGCTCCTGGCGGACGTGTTCCCCGGCTCGGCGCACCTGCGCGACGTGGGGCTCGTCGGCGCGGACGACGGCCGGGTGTGGGAGCACGCCCGCGCACACGGGCTGGCGATCGCCTCCAAGGACGCGGACTTCCACGAGCGCTGCATCCGGCACGGCCCCCCGCCCAAGCTGGTGTGGATCCAGCGCGGGAACTGCTCCACCCGGGACGTGGAGGCGATCCTGCGCCGCCGCCGCGCCGACCTGGAGCGCTTCGGCGCCGACCCGGAGGCGGCGGTGCTGGTGCTGGAGTAG
- a CDS encoding DUF433 domain-containing protein, which yields MSARDEALRLIGALPESSTWEDVVRALAARAYGPGTTGAAARVRELRAEYGPPEVGGGAYHTEAGSNAEMPLSERITMEPGKRGGKPCVRGLRITVYDVLGYLASGMSEDEILADFPDLERADVRACLAFAADQGRRVWQVPA from the coding sequence ATGAGCGCCCGGGACGAAGCGCTGCGGCTGATCGGGGCCCTCCCGGAGTCCTCCACCTGGGAGGACGTCGTGCGGGCGCTGGCGGCCCGCGCGTACGGCCCCGGAACCACGGGAGCCGCCGCCCGCGTGCGGGAGCTCCGGGCCGAGTACGGGCCGCCGGAGGTCGGCGGGGGGGCGTACCACACCGAAGCAGGGAGCAACGCCGAGATGCCACTGAGCGAGCGCATCACCATGGAGCCGGGGAAGCGCGGGGGGAAGCCGTGCGTCCGCGGCCTCCGCATCACCGTGTACGACGTCCTGGGCTACCTGGCCTCCGGGATGTCCGAGGACGAGATCCTCGCCGACTTCCCGGACCTGGAGCGCGCCGACGTGCGGGCGTGCCTCGCCTTCGCGGCCGACCAGGGGCGGAGGGTGTGGCAGGTCCCGGCGTGA